A single region of the Streptomyces sp. NBC_01262 genome encodes:
- a CDS encoding MFS transporter, producing MPTGLIALAIGGFGIGLTEFLIAGLLPQVAASFAVSEAAAGRLISGYALSVAVGAIVLTAATARLPRKGVLVGLVALFVIGNLLSAVAPGYSVMMAGRIVAALCHGSFFGIGSLVARSLVAPERKSRAVAVMFGGLTLANVLGVPFGALVGERWGWRAAFWAVTAIGVLALAGIVALVPGGAGEGGPQVAAGGLWAQFRAFRSWQVWLTLTATALGYGGMFGAFSYMAYTFTEVGGFSAADVAWLLMVYGVGLVSGNVIGGRAADHDRDRTLVLALLGLTVTMAVFGLLAGSAIASVVLIFLMGLFGFASVPGMITRVTDFAHGAPLAASANVSASNIGNALGAWLGGLAITAGLGYTAPLYVGAGIALTSTVVMVVAARLALHPHWRRKRSASWEGEPGGAV from the coding sequence ATGCCGACTGGACTCATAGCGCTGGCGATCGGCGGTTTCGGGATCGGGCTGACCGAGTTCCTGATCGCCGGGCTGTTGCCGCAGGTGGCGGCGAGTTTCGCGGTGTCCGAGGCGGCGGCCGGGCGGCTGATCTCCGGGTACGCGTTGAGTGTCGCGGTCGGGGCGATCGTGCTGACGGCGGCGACGGCGCGGCTGCCGCGCAAGGGGGTCCTGGTCGGTCTGGTGGCGTTGTTCGTGATCGGCAACCTGCTGTCCGCTGTCGCGCCGGGCTATTCGGTGATGATGGCCGGGCGGATCGTCGCGGCGTTGTGCCACGGTTCGTTCTTCGGTATCGGCTCGCTGGTCGCTCGCAGCCTGGTCGCCCCGGAGCGGAAGTCGCGTGCCGTGGCGGTCATGTTCGGCGGGCTGACGCTCGCGAACGTGCTGGGGGTGCCGTTCGGCGCGCTGGTCGGTGAGCGCTGGGGCTGGAGGGCGGCCTTCTGGGCGGTCACCGCGATCGGCGTGCTCGCGCTGGCGGGAATCGTCGCCCTCGTCCCCGGCGGGGCGGGGGAGGGGGGACCGCAGGTGGCGGCGGGCGGTCTGTGGGCGCAGTTCCGGGCGTTCCGGTCCTGGCAGGTCTGGCTGACGCTGACGGCCACCGCGCTCGGCTATGGCGGGATGTTCGGTGCGTTCAGCTACATGGCGTACACGTTCACCGAGGTCGGCGGATTCTCGGCGGCCGATGTCGCCTGGCTGCTGATGGTGTACGGCGTCGGTCTGGTCTCCGGGAACGTGATCGGGGGCCGGGCCGCCGACCATGACCGCGACCGTACGCTGGTCCTCGCCCTGCTCGGGCTCACCGTCACCATGGCCGTGTTCGGTCTGCTGGCCGGCAGCGCCATCGCCTCGGTTGTACTGATCTTCCTGATGGGGCTGTTCGGGTTCGCGAGTGTGCCCGGCATGATCACTCGCGTCACCGACTTCGCGCACGGGGCGCCCCTGGCCGCCAGCGCCAACGTGTCCGCGTCCAACATCGGCAACGCGCTCGGCGCCTGGCTCGGGGGTCTGGCCATCACCGCGGGTCTCGGCTACACCGCGCCGCTCTACGTCGGCGCCGGGATCGCCCTGACGTCCACCGTCGTCATGGTCGTCGCCGCCCGCCTTGCCCTTCACCCCCACTGGAGGAGGAAACGCAGTGCCTCGTGGGAGGGGGAGCCGGGCGGGGCGGTGTAG
- a CDS encoding helix-turn-helix transcriptional regulator, producing the protein MGNPASPPGGTELGHFLRARRAALDPHLVGLPDDGRLRRVPGLRREELAQLAHVSIDYVVRLEQGRTRRVSRPVLDALADALRLAPDERAYLFTVADVTQATPARRPGKQQVDRRLLQLLDAMHDIPAMVLSHRMDVLAWNRGAAALLTDFAALPPAERNLIRLTFLDEAYRSLYADWPRAARECVAVLRMEAGRNPDDQALSTLVGELTVRDPDFRTWWGSHQVRGPRQLTKTYHHPVIGSVTLDVQQFSVDTQPDQQLVAYTAPPGSPSHEALRFLLQWG; encoded by the coding sequence ATGGGAAACCCCGCCAGCCCTCCAGGCGGCACCGAACTGGGCCACTTCCTGCGGGCCCGCCGCGCCGCCCTCGACCCGCACCTCGTCGGCCTGCCCGATGACGGCCGCCTGCGCCGGGTGCCGGGACTGCGCCGGGAGGAACTGGCCCAGCTCGCGCACGTGAGCATCGACTACGTCGTACGGCTGGAACAGGGACGCACCCGCCGGGTCTCCCGCCCGGTCCTCGACGCGCTCGCCGACGCGCTGCGGCTCGCCCCGGACGAACGCGCGTACCTGTTCACCGTCGCCGACGTCACCCAGGCCACCCCCGCGCGCCGGCCGGGAAAGCAGCAGGTCGACCGGCGGCTGCTCCAACTGCTCGACGCGATGCACGACATCCCCGCCATGGTCCTCAGCCACCGCATGGACGTGCTGGCCTGGAACCGAGGGGCGGCAGCCCTGCTGACCGACTTCGCCGCGCTGCCCCCGGCCGAGCGCAACCTGATCCGGCTGACCTTCCTCGACGAGGCCTACCGTTCCCTGTACGCGGACTGGCCGCGCGCGGCACGCGAGTGCGTCGCCGTCCTGCGCATGGAGGCCGGACGCAACCCCGACGACCAGGCCCTGAGCACCCTGGTCGGCGAACTCACCGTGCGCGACCCGGACTTCCGCACCTGGTGGGGAAGCCACCAGGTCCGCGGGCCCCGACAGCTCACCAAGACCTACCACCACCCGGTCATCGGCAGCGTGACCCTCGACGTCCAGCAGTTCTCCGTCGACACCCAGCCCGATCAACAACTTGTCGCCTACACCGCCCCGCCCGGCTCCCCCTCCCACGAGGCACTGCGTTTCCTCCTCCAGTGGGGGTGA
- a CDS encoding GNAT family N-acetyltransferase, which translates to MPVLVRAAERADVPALVRLRLTNAERHVQLDPAIYRVPDVEAVRRHFEEVLAAESKVLILVAETVDEVVGMVEVVLLSDPPDHQILAPRRAAEIHTVVLDGHRGAGVGAALLTAAEKAAAERGVLIIYAGIFAPNQGAVRFYSSAGFGPRGTLLSKEQGAPHAVRLPEASAVNKASRAAG; encoded by the coding sequence ATGCCGGTCTTGGTCCGAGCTGCAGAGCGGGCGGACGTGCCCGCGCTTGTCCGCCTGCGTCTCACGAATGCCGAAAGGCATGTCCAACTCGATCCGGCCATCTACCGCGTGCCCGACGTCGAGGCCGTGCGCAGGCACTTCGAGGAGGTGCTTGCGGCCGAGTCCAAAGTGCTGATCCTGGTCGCCGAGACGGTGGACGAGGTGGTGGGCATGGTGGAGGTAGTCCTGCTGTCGGATCCCCCGGACCATCAGATCCTGGCTCCCCGCCGCGCGGCCGAGATCCACACCGTCGTCCTGGACGGGCATCGCGGCGCGGGTGTCGGGGCGGCCCTGCTGACGGCGGCGGAGAAGGCCGCCGCGGAGCGCGGTGTCCTGATCATCTATGCCGGCATCTTCGCGCCGAACCAGGGAGCCGTTCGCTTCTACTCTTCGGCCGGCTTCGGACCGCGCGGAACCTTGCTGAGCAAGGAGCAAGGCGCGCCTCATGCGGTTCGGCTGCCGGAGGCCAGCGCTGTGAACAAGGCGTCGAGGGCGGCTGGGTAG
- a CDS encoding ATP-binding protein, producing MNAAIPTHEWHFQYPRHPRSVGRARSALLAEAHAWRVPDDIAETAVLLLSELMTNACQHARVPPGRDIAARALLRDHTLRVEVSDAGNTFPRPRRTPASPDDERGRGLALVAALADAWDSHPRAHGIGKTVWFELKLLPVV from the coding sequence ATGAATGCCGCAATCCCCACCCACGAGTGGCACTTTCAGTACCCCCGCCACCCCCGCAGCGTCGGCCGCGCCCGCTCCGCGCTCCTCGCCGAGGCCCATGCCTGGCGCGTTCCCGACGACATCGCCGAGACCGCCGTCCTCCTCCTGAGCGAGCTGATGACCAACGCCTGCCAACACGCCCGCGTCCCGCCCGGCCGCGACATCGCCGCCCGTGCCCTCCTCCGCGACCACACCCTTCGCGTGGAGGTCTCCGACGCGGGCAACACCTTCCCCCGCCCCCGCCGAACGCCCGCGTCCCCCGACGACGAGCGCGGCCGGGGCCTGGCCCTGGTCGCGGCCCTCGCCGACGCGTGGGACAGCCATCCGCGAGCGCACGGCATCGGCAAGACGGTGTGGTTCGAGCTGAAGCTGCTTCCGGTGGTGTGA
- a CDS encoding NAD+ synthase has translation MPQLRLALNQIDATVGDIAGNAESIVRWTRHAAEQGAHLVAFPEMALTGYPVEDLALRSSFVDASRAALVALAARLADEGFADLPVVVGYLDRSEKDQPRFGRPAGAPQNAAAVLHGGRVVLRFAKHHLPNYGVFDEFRYFVPGDTLPVVRVRGVDVALAICEDLWQEGGRVPATRSAGAGLLLSVNASPYEVAKNDARLDLVRKRAQEAGCTLAYLAMIGGQDELVFDGDSIVVAEDGEVIARAPQFEEGCVCVDLDLPAAAEQPPSGVVDDGLQIDHVVLSAEPLPAYEVEVRGEQAPRMTDDEEVYTALVVGLRAYVVKNGFRSVLIGLSGGIDSALVAAIACDAIGADNVYGVSMPSRYSSDHSMDDASELAQRTGLNLRTVPIGPMFDAYMASLQLTGLAEENLQSRLRGTTLMAISNQEGHIVLAPGNKSELAVGYSTLYGDSVGAYGPIKDVYKTLIFRLARWRNASAEERGQTPPIPENSIVKPPSAELRPGQVDTDSLPDYDVLDAVLELYVDRDQGRESIVAAGFDAELVARTLRLVDTAEYKRRQYPPGTKISAKGFGKDRRLPITNRWREHA, from the coding sequence GGTATCCCGTCGAGGACCTCGCGCTGCGCTCCTCCTTCGTGGACGCCAGCCGCGCCGCCCTGGTCGCGCTGGCGGCCCGGCTCGCGGACGAGGGCTTCGCCGACCTCCCGGTCGTCGTCGGCTACCTCGACCGCAGCGAGAAGGACCAGCCCCGCTTCGGCCGCCCCGCCGGCGCCCCCCAGAACGCGGCGGCGGTGCTGCACGGCGGCCGTGTCGTGCTGCGCTTCGCCAAGCACCACCTGCCGAACTACGGCGTCTTCGACGAGTTCCGCTACTTCGTGCCCGGCGACACCCTCCCCGTCGTGCGCGTGCGGGGCGTCGATGTCGCCCTCGCCATCTGCGAGGACCTCTGGCAGGAGGGCGGCCGCGTCCCCGCCACGCGCAGCGCCGGCGCCGGGCTGCTGCTGTCCGTCAACGCCTCCCCCTACGAGGTCGCCAAGAACGACGCCCGCCTCGACCTGGTCCGCAAGCGCGCCCAGGAGGCCGGCTGCACCCTCGCCTACCTCGCCATGATCGGCGGCCAGGACGAGCTGGTCTTCGACGGCGACTCCATCGTCGTCGCCGAGGACGGCGAGGTCATCGCCCGCGCCCCGCAGTTCGAGGAGGGCTGCGTCTGCGTCGACCTCGACCTCCCGGCCGCCGCCGAGCAGCCCCCGAGCGGCGTCGTGGACGACGGCCTGCAGATCGACCACGTCGTCCTGTCCGCCGAGCCCCTGCCCGCGTACGAGGTCGAGGTGCGGGGCGAGCAGGCTCCCCGGATGACCGACGACGAGGAGGTCTACACCGCCCTGGTGGTGGGCCTTCGGGCGTACGTCGTCAAGAACGGCTTCCGGTCGGTGCTCATCGGCCTGTCGGGCGGAATCGATTCGGCACTGGTCGCCGCGATCGCCTGCGACGCGATCGGCGCGGACAACGTCTACGGCGTGTCCATGCCCTCCCGGTACTCCTCCGACCACTCCATGGACGACGCCTCCGAGCTCGCCCAGCGCACCGGGCTCAACCTCCGCACGGTGCCGATCGGGCCGATGTTCGACGCGTACATGGCATCGCTGCAGCTCACCGGGCTCGCGGAGGAGAACCTCCAGTCCCGGCTGCGCGGCACGACGCTCATGGCCATCTCCAACCAGGAGGGCCACATCGTCCTGGCGCCCGGCAACAAGAGCGAGCTGGCCGTCGGCTACTCCACCCTCTACGGCGACTCGGTCGGCGCCTACGGTCCCATCAAGGACGTCTACAAGACCCTGATCTTCCGGCTCGCCCGCTGGCGCAACGCCTCCGCCGAGGAGCGCGGCCAGACCCCGCCGATCCCCGAGAACTCCATCGTCAAGCCCCCGAGCGCGGAACTGCGGCCCGGGCAGGTCGACACGGACTCCCTGCCGGACTACGACGTCCTGGACGCGGTCCTTGAGCTCTACGTCGACCGCGACCAGGGCCGTGAGTCGATCGTCGCCGCCGGGTTCGACGCGGAGCTGGTCGCCCGGACCCTGCGGTTGGTGGACACCGCCGAGTACAAGCGGCGCCAGTACCCGCCGGGTACGAAGATCTCGGCGAAGGGCTTCGGCAAGGACCGGCGGCTGCCGATCACCAACCGCTGGCGCGAGCACGCGTGA
- a CDS encoding NAD-dependent epimerase/dehydratase family protein has protein sequence MAEVVLVTGGTGYIAGWCVVELLRGGYEVRTTVRTADREQAVTDAVSRAVDPAGRLGFAVADLTADEGWDAALKGVDYVLHVASPLGGTGPDAPDAMIAAARDGTLRVLRAATAAGVKRVVMTSAANAASPSSYATEGVTDETLWTDPDDPTLIPYRRSKTLAEKAAWEFMAGHRGSTELTTVLPGAVFGPVLTASAVGSVGIVARMLSGAMPGVPRIGLEIVDVRDLVDVHIRAMTSPDAAGQRFLATGEFTWMSEMARTLRDGLGDDGRRVSTRQIPDFAVRLAARFRDPSLREITPALGRRNRHSTDKARRVLGWQPRPARQTVLDCARSLIALGAVQGQSPDRP, from the coding sequence ATGGCCGAAGTGGTTCTGGTCACCGGGGGCACCGGCTACATCGCCGGCTGGTGCGTCGTCGAGCTGCTGCGCGGCGGCTACGAGGTGCGCACGACCGTACGCACCGCCGACAGGGAACAGGCCGTCACCGATGCGGTGTCACGCGCCGTCGACCCCGCCGGACGGCTGGGCTTCGCCGTCGCGGACCTCACGGCGGACGAGGGGTGGGACGCCGCGCTCAAGGGCGTCGACTACGTACTGCACGTCGCCTCCCCGCTCGGCGGCACCGGTCCGGACGCCCCGGACGCGATGATCGCGGCGGCCCGGGACGGCACTCTGCGGGTGCTGCGCGCCGCGACCGCGGCCGGGGTGAAGCGGGTCGTGATGACCTCGGCGGCGAACGCCGCGAGCCCGTCGTCGTACGCCACCGAAGGCGTGACCGACGAGACGCTGTGGACCGATCCGGACGACCCGACGCTGATCCCGTACCGCCGCTCGAAGACGCTCGCCGAGAAGGCCGCGTGGGAGTTCATGGCCGGCCACCGGGGCTCCACCGAACTGACCACGGTGCTGCCCGGAGCCGTGTTCGGCCCCGTTCTCACCGCGAGCGCCGTCGGATCCGTCGGCATCGTGGCCCGCATGCTCTCCGGGGCGATGCCCGGGGTGCCGCGGATCGGGCTGGAGATCGTGGACGTCCGGGATCTCGTCGACGTCCACATCCGGGCGATGACGTCGCCGGACGCCGCGGGTCAGCGGTTCCTCGCGACCGGAGAGTTCACCTGGATGTCGGAGATGGCCCGCACCCTGCGGGACGGCCTAGGCGACGACGGCCGCCGGGTCTCGACCCGGCAGATCCCCGACTTCGCGGTACGGCTCGCCGCCCGGTTCCGCGACCCCTCGCTGCGCGAGATCACCCCCGCGCTCGGCCGCCGCAACCGGCACAGCACGGACAAGGCCCGGCGCGTGCTGGGCTGGCAGCCCCGCCCCGCCCGCCAGACGGTGCTGGACTGCGCCAGGAGCCTCATCGCTCTTGGCGCGGTCCAGGGTCAGTCGCCGGACAGGCCCTAG
- a CDS encoding TetR/AcrR family transcriptional regulator has product MNPLPPKPTRTDARTNRARILAVAGEALAASADVSMTSIAKQAGVGVGTLYRHFPTREALIVELYHQEIQKVIDLAHTLAASLPPLEALRRWFDEVARYGQLKYGVAEVIHAATNGGLDDQNYEPFLGAIAVLLDAGAAEGSLKGGTDPEDVLLQLSVLWRIPPGADSRKRSARILDLVVDGLRVRP; this is encoded by the coding sequence GTGAACCCCTTGCCACCGAAGCCGACCCGCACGGACGCCCGCACCAACCGGGCCCGCATCCTGGCCGTCGCAGGCGAGGCACTCGCCGCTTCGGCCGACGTATCCATGACCTCCATCGCCAAGCAGGCGGGCGTCGGCGTCGGAACGCTCTACCGGCACTTCCCGACCCGCGAAGCGCTCATCGTCGAGCTCTACCACCAGGAGATCCAGAAGGTCATCGACCTCGCCCACACCCTGGCGGCCTCGCTCCCCCCGCTCGAAGCCCTCCGCCGCTGGTTCGACGAAGTCGCCCGCTACGGGCAGCTCAAGTACGGCGTTGCCGAAGTCATCCACGCCGCGACCAACGGCGGCCTCGACGACCAGAACTACGAGCCCTTCCTCGGTGCCATCGCCGTCCTGCTCGACGCCGGAGCCGCCGAGGGCAGCCTGAAAGGCGGGACCGATCCGGAGGACGTGCTGTTGCAGCTCAGCGTGCTCTGGCGGATCCCCCCGGGCGCCGACAGCCGGAAGCGGTCCGCACGGATCCTCGACCTCGTGGTGGACGGCCTCCGGGTCCGGCCCTAG
- a CDS encoding helix-turn-helix domain-containing protein → MTATGEVSQPPVAWRYCGNQVKLWREGAGVTREQLAQESNYGYDTVKSMELGRRRPTLRLLEVADGMCGAHGKLLAAQEFLRPEPFPSYSMSFVRDEAEAIARYEYEAQHIPGLLQTEEYARELMATHWPPLGEETIEERVAARLERQSLLRQPTKSFSFVIEEAALRRQFGGEGAYQRQLEQLLAVGEQRNVTVQAMLTARGLHAGLYGPFVLLETPEHKRLAYEEGQITGVLYDDPDKVSTIARRHDMIARQALGLEESARFIRKLAEEQ, encoded by the coding sequence TTGACCGCGACCGGTGAGGTCTCCCAGCCGCCCGTGGCGTGGCGCTACTGCGGCAACCAGGTCAAGCTGTGGCGCGAGGGCGCGGGCGTCACCCGGGAACAGCTCGCCCAGGAGTCCAACTACGGGTACGACACCGTGAAGTCGATGGAGCTGGGCCGACGGCGGCCGACCCTGCGGCTGCTGGAGGTGGCGGACGGAATGTGCGGGGCGCACGGAAAGCTGCTGGCGGCGCAGGAGTTCTTGCGGCCGGAGCCGTTTCCGTCGTACTCGATGAGCTTCGTACGGGACGAGGCCGAGGCGATCGCGCGTTACGAGTACGAGGCACAGCACATCCCGGGGCTGCTCCAGACCGAGGAGTACGCACGGGAGTTGATGGCCACGCACTGGCCCCCACTCGGCGAGGAGACGATCGAGGAGCGGGTTGCCGCCCGGCTGGAGCGGCAGTCTCTGCTGCGGCAGCCGACCAAGTCGTTCAGCTTCGTGATCGAGGAGGCGGCGCTGCGCCGCCAGTTCGGCGGCGAGGGCGCTTACCAGCGGCAGTTGGAACAGCTGCTGGCGGTGGGTGAGCAGCGTAATGTGACCGTCCAGGCCATGCTCACCGCCCGAGGTCTTCACGCCGGACTGTATGGGCCGTTCGTCCTGTTGGAGACCCCGGAGCACAAGCGTCTGGCCTATGAGGAAGGGCAGATCACGGGCGTGCTGTACGACGATCCGGACAAGGTCAGCACCATCGCGCGACGCCATGACATGATCGCCCGGCAGGCCCTTGGGCTGGAGGAATCGGCGCGGTTCATCAGGAAGCTGGCGGAGGAACAATGA
- a CDS encoding DUF427 domain-containing protein — protein sequence MTTTRETKIPGPDHPITVEATRVRVVARVGTHVVADTTRALTLREANYPPVQYIPLDDVDQTLLTDSATRTYCPYKGDASYYSLALTDGGRTDAVWFYPEPYDAVADIAGHVAFYADQVDVVVGT from the coding sequence ATGACGACGACACGCGAAACCAAGATCCCCGGACCCGACCACCCGATAACCGTCGAGGCCACCCGCGTGCGCGTGGTGGCCCGTGTCGGCACGCACGTCGTCGCCGACACCACCCGGGCCCTGACCCTGCGCGAGGCCAACTATCCGCCGGTGCAGTACATCCCGCTCGACGATGTCGACCAGACGCTGCTCACCGACAGCGCCACCCGGACGTACTGCCCGTACAAGGGCGACGCGTCCTACTACAGCCTCGCCCTCACCGACGGCGGGCGTACCGACGCGGTGTGGTTCTACCCCGAGCCGTACGACGCCGTCGCGGACATCGCCGGCCACGTCGCCTTCTACGCCGACCAGGTGGACGTCGTCGTCGGGACGTGA
- a CDS encoding alpha/beta hydrolase, whose protein sequence is MKTDVIFPSAGLKLAGHLYTPDSSTPGSEAAGPRPAIVVGHPGSGVKEQAAGLYARRLAERGFVTLAFDAAHQGESEGTPRGLEDPAQRVEDIKAAVSFLTTRDEADPHRIGALGICASGGYALSAATDHRIRAVGTVSAVDIARQFRLGADGTQDPAVFEGMLDAAAAARTAEARGEGVQTFQLFPDTAEQARALAGRHGFEGFEYYRTDRARHPRSAEFLTWSSIDRMAFFDAFRFVGLIAPRPLLMIVGREAVTSWMSVEAFQNARGPKELHWIEGASHVDLYDKEQHVGPAVAKLADFFGAHLT, encoded by the coding sequence ATGAAAACGGACGTCATCTTTCCCAGCGCCGGCCTGAAGCTCGCCGGCCACCTCTACACCCCCGACAGCTCCACCCCCGGCAGCGAGGCCGCAGGTCCCCGCCCTGCCATCGTCGTGGGCCATCCCGGCAGCGGAGTGAAGGAACAGGCCGCCGGTCTGTACGCGCGGCGCCTGGCCGAGCGGGGCTTCGTCACCCTCGCGTTCGACGCCGCCCACCAGGGCGAGAGCGAGGGCACCCCGCGCGGCCTGGAGGACCCGGCCCAGCGGGTCGAGGACATCAAGGCCGCGGTCTCCTTCCTCACCACCCGTGACGAGGCCGACCCCCACCGCATCGGGGCGCTGGGCATCTGCGCCTCCGGCGGGTATGCGCTCTCCGCCGCCACCGACCACCGCATCAGGGCCGTCGGCACCGTCAGCGCCGTCGACATCGCCCGCCAGTTCCGCCTGGGCGCGGACGGCACGCAGGACCCCGCCGTCTTCGAGGGCATGCTCGACGCGGCCGCGGCCGCACGCACCGCCGAGGCCCGCGGCGAGGGCGTCCAGACCTTCCAACTCTTCCCCGACACCGCCGAGCAGGCCCGCGCCCTGGCCGGCCGGCACGGCTTCGAGGGCTTCGAGTACTACCGCACCGACCGCGCCCGGCACCCGCGCTCGGCGGAGTTCCTCACCTGGTCCAGCATCGACCGCATGGCCTTCTTCGACGCCTTCCGGTTCGTCGGCCTGATCGCTCCGCGCCCGCTGCTGATGATCGTCGGACGCGAAGCGGTGACCTCCTGGATGAGCGTCGAGGCGTTCCAGAACGCCCGCGGTCCCAAGGAACTGCACTGGATCGAAGGCGCGAGCCATGTCGACCTCTACGACAAGGAGCAGCACGTCGGCCCCGCGGTGGCGAAGCTGGCCGACTTCTTCGGGGCCCACCTCACCTAG
- a CDS encoding DUF397 domain-containing protein produces MSSELAWFKSSYSNAEGGNCVEVAASPGTVHVRDSKDDAGPQLAFGPGAWAGFVAFAAGRGAV; encoded by the coding sequence ATGAGCAGCGAGCTGGCATGGTTCAAGTCGAGCTACAGCAACGCCGAGGGCGGCAACTGCGTCGAGGTCGCCGCCTCCCCCGGCACCGTCCACGTGCGGGACTCCAAGGACGACGCCGGGCCGCAGCTCGCGTTCGGGCCGGGGGCGTGGGCGGGGTTCGTGGCGTTCGCGGCGGGGCGCGGAGCCGTCTAG